One Algihabitans albus DNA segment encodes these proteins:
- a CDS encoding MFS transporter, translating to MENIESGKRAASLTVSRDALIHVVSLSASKVADGFVDPKLVLSWLLNAMWAPGAVIGALVPIREAGALLPQLALAPRIGAARLRKLYWTAGSVVQGLAAIGIAAAALLLEGTAAWVTVLVCLAALSIARSACSLSYKDALARTVEEGHRGRVMGAASSVGALLVFAFGAALASQVLPLTVPSIGLIVCVAGALWLGAAGFFVLLREPSQGGNAVSDEIKDLFAPLFTDGQLARLVVARGLLTATALAPPFIVMLSAAGDEQRLGQLGPLVLASAAASIVSAYLWGQLSDRSSRRTLMLSGVTGAIVLGICATTGYSLGHLGGVIGSVCAIFTAQIAYEGVRSGRKTHMTDMASDDLRARYTALSNTAIGVLLLLGGGFGLLADVAGVPAVLAVFALLCAFAVPVAASLNDVQRGE from the coding sequence ATGGAAAACATCGAATCAGGTAAACGGGCAGCGTCGTTGACCGTGTCGCGAGACGCGTTGATACACGTCGTCAGTCTTTCGGCCAGCAAAGTCGCTGACGGCTTTGTCGATCCCAAACTGGTCCTGTCATGGCTGTTGAATGCCATGTGGGCTCCGGGCGCTGTCATCGGGGCTCTGGTTCCGATCCGTGAGGCGGGTGCGCTACTCCCACAGCTCGCGTTGGCTCCGCGCATCGGGGCCGCTCGCCTGCGCAAACTCTATTGGACAGCGGGATCTGTCGTGCAAGGTCTTGCTGCGATCGGCATAGCCGCAGCTGCTCTACTGTTGGAAGGCACAGCTGCCTGGGTGACCGTGCTCGTTTGCCTTGCAGCCCTATCGATCGCCCGTTCTGCCTGTTCCCTAAGTTACAAGGACGCCTTGGCCCGCACCGTGGAAGAAGGACACCGCGGTCGTGTGATGGGGGCGGCGTCGAGCGTTGGCGCGCTCCTGGTCTTTGCCTTCGGTGCAGCTTTGGCCTCTCAGGTACTGCCTCTGACCGTTCCATCAATCGGCCTGATCGTCTGTGTTGCGGGCGCGCTCTGGCTTGGAGCTGCCGGCTTCTTCGTCCTTTTGCGAGAGCCGTCTCAAGGTGGAAACGCCGTTTCGGACGAGATCAAGGATCTGTTCGCTCCACTGTTCACCGACGGACAGTTGGCAAGGCTGGTCGTGGCGCGTGGGCTGCTGACCGCTACAGCACTGGCTCCTCCCTTCATCGTCATGCTTTCTGCGGCTGGAGACGAACAGAGGTTGGGTCAGCTTGGCCCCTTGGTGCTGGCATCGGCCGCCGCATCGATCGTTTCAGCCTATCTTTGGGGGCAGCTTTCGGATCGGTCGAGCCGCCGAACGCTCATGCTGTCGGGTGTCACCGGCGCCATCGTCCTGGGGATCTGTGCCACCACCGGCTACAGCCTTGGACATCTTGGTGGAGTCATCGGGTCGGTTTGCGCAATTTTCACTGCGCAGATTGCCTACGAGGGCGTCCGGTCCGGACGCAAGACGCATATGACGGATATGGCGTCCGACGACCTACGCGCCCGCTACACGGCTCTTTCGAACACCGCAATCGGGGTTTTGCTGCTGCTTGGTGGCGGTTTCGGCTTGCTTGCGGACGTGGCTGGCGTGCCGGCAGTCTTGGCAGTGTTCGCCCTGCTTTGTGCCTTCGCCGTACCGGTCGCGGCGTCCTTGAATGACGTGCAGCGTGGCGAATGA
- a CDS encoding formate/nitrite transporter family protein, which produces MSRPEFEEQEHDRIEDRRPLSGKETFEVVRRAGEEELTRPSISLAWSGLAAGLAIGFSVITEAAFMKYLPAEALWTPLIANMGYTVGFILVVLARFQLFTENTITPVMPICYAPTSQNLLALLRNWTVVFSANMVGAILFAIFVIHTAAVSEEIKNGVLELGRHAADGSFLKTVVQGIGAGFLIAALVWLLANSRGGELLIVFVVTYVIALAGFAHVIAGAVEVAALVLTEAMGVTRAFFGFVVPALLGNVVGGTVLFTLIAYSQVREELGQG; this is translated from the coding sequence ATGAGCCGACCTGAGTTCGAGGAGCAGGAGCACGACAGGATCGAGGACCGCAGGCCTCTTTCAGGCAAAGAGACCTTCGAGGTCGTTCGGCGTGCCGGGGAGGAGGAGCTGACGCGGCCGTCGATCTCTCTTGCCTGGTCAGGGTTGGCCGCCGGTCTTGCGATCGGATTCTCGGTCATTACAGAAGCCGCGTTCATGAAGTATCTGCCGGCTGAGGCTCTCTGGACTCCCTTGATCGCCAATATGGGATACACCGTCGGGTTCATTCTGGTGGTTCTGGCACGCTTTCAACTCTTCACCGAGAACACCATCACCCCAGTGATGCCAATCTGCTACGCCCCCACAAGTCAGAACCTCCTGGCATTACTGCGAAACTGGACGGTTGTGTTTTCGGCGAACATGGTTGGTGCGATCCTGTTCGCCATATTCGTCATCCACACGGCCGCCGTCTCCGAGGAAATCAAGAACGGTGTGCTGGAGCTCGGTCGCCATGCGGCGGATGGCAGCTTCTTGAAAACTGTCGTTCAAGGGATCGGAGCGGGCTTTCTAATCGCAGCTCTGGTCTGGCTGCTGGCCAACAGCAGAGGCGGTGAACTTTTGATCGTTTTTGTCGTCACCTATGTCATCGCGCTTGCCGGCTTCGCACATGTGATTGCTGGCGCAGTGGAGGTAGCTGCCTTGGTGCTGACGGAAGCGATGGGGGTGACACGGGCCTTCTTCGGTTTCGTGGTACCCGCGCTGCTTGGCAATGTAGTCGGCGGTACGGTGCTTTTTACGCTGATTGCCTATAGCCAAGTCCGCGAGGAGCTGGGGCAAGGGTGA
- a CDS encoding ABC transporter ATP-binding protein produces MTVASPNRIQRTGDDRPVSGLYQFVWRMSGWRQATAVLLSLIVAGLSVVPLELQRRILDQAVADNDLELLWILAASYLGVVLANGGIKLGLRLYQSWMSESAILYCRRHLADLHRAKQSQATDKGTAITIVNKEIEAVGGFVGPALSDPARHVGLLVSILGYMAIVEPLIAFVSLAFLAPQVALAPIIQRKLNTLIEDRIDLLRSISEQLADTTSDTSKSPGFRQKTLRVYGNRMRFFFWKFSGKAVLNLMNSLAPLSVLVLGGWMVVEGRTEIGVVVAFMSGFHRLAEPLRELIAYYRLSAQTAVQHALIARWMMRDGAVAGETTGSA; encoded by the coding sequence GTGACTGTCGCCAGTCCCAATCGGATTCAGCGGACCGGCGATGACCGGCCCGTTTCCGGCCTCTATCAGTTTGTCTGGCGGATGAGCGGCTGGCGGCAAGCGACCGCCGTTCTGCTGTCTTTGATTGTCGCCGGCCTAAGTGTCGTTCCTCTTGAACTTCAGCGTAGAATTCTCGATCAAGCCGTCGCCGACAACGATTTGGAATTGCTCTGGATACTGGCCGCCAGCTATCTGGGCGTCGTTCTGGCGAACGGAGGTATCAAGCTGGGCTTGCGCCTCTACCAAAGCTGGATGTCGGAGAGCGCCATCCTCTATTGCCGGCGCCACCTAGCGGATCTCCATCGTGCGAAGCAGTCGCAGGCAACGGACAAAGGCACCGCGATTACCATCGTCAACAAGGAGATCGAGGCAGTTGGCGGCTTCGTCGGGCCAGCTCTCTCCGATCCCGCACGTCACGTTGGGTTGCTGGTCTCGATCCTGGGCTACATGGCTATCGTTGAACCCCTGATCGCTTTTGTAAGCTTGGCGTTCCTTGCGCCGCAAGTTGCCCTGGCGCCCATCATTCAGCGTAAGCTCAATACCTTGATCGAGGATCGGATTGATCTGCTGCGCTCGATCAGCGAGCAACTGGCAGACACCACGAGTGACACATCGAAGAGCCCGGGGTTTCGACAAAAGACTTTGCGCGTCTACGGAAACCGCATGCGTTTCTTCTTCTGGAAGTTTTCGGGCAAGGCAGTGCTGAATCTGATGAACAGTCTGGCACCCCTGTCGGTCTTAGTCCTCGGTGGGTGGATGGTCGTAGAGGGGCGCACCGAGATCGGAGTTGTCGTCGCCTTTATGTCGGGCTTTCATCGATTGGCCGAGCCACTTCGAGAGCTGATCGCCTACTATCGCCTGTCTGCGCAGACCGCGGTTCAGCACGCCCTTATCGCACGCTGGATGATGAGGGACGGAGCTGTAGCCGGTGAGACAACCGGCAGCGCGTAA
- a CDS encoding AI-2E family transporter yields MVQEQSEGNVGQSPRPLVELPKSVGAAIMVIAVVALFSALYLARALFLPIFLAIILSLTLQPIVRTLSRRGLPAGFISILLILLLASGLLVVATGLSQPVQQWIDDAPRIAFIAKQRLGDLTQPMEAIRQAEEQVQAIADSPDSTAAEVVVRQGGFMSRTADDVVSIAATILITLALSLFILAHSDTFYEKLIKSLPRLSDKKRAFRIFIDTERTVSRYLLTIAAINLTLGLAVGAVMALLGLPDPFLWGLLAGLLNFMPYLGALVGLSFVSVAALITFDSIGYAALIPLSYFALTTLEGHFLTPIILGRQLKLNAVAILLSVLIWGFVWGIIGMLIAVPILIIVKVFCDHVESLKPFGEFLSAADRDTR; encoded by the coding sequence ATGGTGCAAGAGCAGAGCGAGGGGAACGTCGGTCAGTCACCGCGCCCACTTGTCGAGCTGCCAAAGTCGGTCGGCGCTGCGATTATGGTGATCGCCGTAGTGGCTCTGTTCAGCGCTCTCTATCTGGCCCGGGCGCTATTCCTTCCGATTTTTCTTGCGATCATCCTCTCACTGACACTCCAGCCGATCGTGCGGACGCTGTCTCGGCGCGGTCTGCCGGCAGGGTTTATCTCGATTTTGCTGATCCTGCTTCTGGCATCGGGGCTTCTCGTTGTCGCGACAGGTCTGTCGCAGCCCGTGCAGCAGTGGATCGACGACGCGCCACGGATCGCCTTCATCGCCAAACAGCGCCTTGGCGACCTCACCCAACCGATGGAGGCGATACGTCAGGCCGAAGAGCAGGTGCAGGCCATCGCCGACAGTCCAGACAGCACGGCTGCCGAGGTGGTCGTCAGGCAAGGCGGTTTCATGTCCCGCACCGCCGACGACGTTGTTTCCATCGCGGCCACCATTCTGATAACGCTTGCACTCTCACTCTTCATTCTGGCGCACAGCGACACTTTCTATGAGAAGCTTATCAAGTCGCTACCACGGCTGAGCGACAAGAAACGGGCTTTCCGGATCTTCATAGATACTGAGCGAACCGTTTCGCGCTACCTGCTCACTATCGCGGCGATTAACCTCACCCTCGGCTTGGCTGTCGGCGCGGTCATGGCGCTCCTGGGGCTCCCCGATCCCTTCCTCTGGGGGCTCTTGGCGGGCTTGCTCAACTTCATGCCTTATCTCGGCGCGTTGGTCGGCTTGAGTTTCGTATCGGTCGCTGCTCTCATTACCTTCGACAGCATCGGATATGCGGCTCTGATCCCTCTCTCCTACTTCGCCTTGACGACATTGGAGGGGCACTTTTTGACGCCGATCATTCTCGGACGTCAGCTCAAGCTGAATGCCGTTGCGATCCTTTTGTCGGTTCTGATCTGGGGCTTCGTTTGGGGGATCATCGGGATGCTGATCGCGGTGCCCATCCTGATCATCGTCAAGGTTTTCTGCGATCACGTGGAGAGCCTGAAGCCCTTTGGCGAGTTTCTGTCGGCTGCGGACCGCGATACGCGTTAG
- a CDS encoding phage holin family protein has protein sequence MSSADRLDQPRSLSDVTAEVLRSVSDLMQSEIKLFRVETKAILAQAIRAMVVLALGAAFAIVALMVTADAAVAWLTAVLGSAALAAVLVALAAGVVAAVLLFMGQRQLSQLAMTPEKSLASIERDADLVARKVGQ, from the coding sequence ATGAGCAGCGCCGATCGACTCGATCAGCCGAGATCGCTTTCGGACGTCACGGCAGAGGTCCTGCGGAGTGTTTCCGACTTGATGCAGTCGGAGATTAAGCTGTTTCGGGTAGAGACGAAGGCTATCTTGGCGCAGGCCATCCGGGCCATGGTGGTTCTTGCCTTGGGCGCCGCCTTCGCGATCGTTGCGCTCATGGTAACGGCCGACGCGGCCGTAGCCTGGCTGACGGCAGTTCTGGGCTCCGCCGCTCTCGCCGCTGTTCTGGTCGCCCTTGCCGCCGGCGTGGTAGCGGCCGTGTTGCTTTTCATGGGGCAGCGACAGCTATCGCAGCTCGCTATGACTCCGGAAAAGTCGCTTGCCTCCATCGAGCGCGATGCAGATCTCGTGGCACGAAAGGTGGGCCAATGA
- a CDS encoding DUF3618 domain-containing protein, giving the protein MSDDVSEVEESVARSRAKLEQSIDRLQSRLTPSSVIDDALGAVRDSDYAPLIDDAFAALRSNPVPVALAAAAIGWFAYEVNRKTQERRALERQALAAYEPAADSKLHQEPMSIEPAARTSG; this is encoded by the coding sequence ATGAGCGACGATGTCTCTGAAGTGGAAGAGAGCGTTGCCCGATCACGCGCCAAGCTCGAGCAGTCGATTGACCGTCTGCAGAGCCGCCTGACACCCAGCAGCGTTATCGACGACGCGCTGGGTGCGGTGCGCGACTCAGATTACGCTCCCTTGATCGACGACGCCTTCGCAGCCCTGCGCAGTAACCCAGTTCCTGTGGCTCTGGCAGCGGCAGCCATCGGCTGGTTTGCCTACGAGGTCAATCGGAAAACGCAGGAGCGCCGCGCCCTTGAACGGCAAGCGCTAGCCGCGTACGAGCCGGCGGCCGACAGTAAGCTGCATCAGGAGCCGATGAGCATTGAACCTGCAGCCCGGACATCGGGCTGA
- a CDS encoding CsbD family protein, whose protein sequence is MNWDQVEGQWKQLSGSVKTEWGKLTDDDLTVAEGNRDKLAGKIQERYGVEKEEADRQIDAWLAKR, encoded by the coding sequence ATGAATTGGGATCAGGTCGAAGGTCAATGGAAACAGCTTTCCGGCAGCGTAAAGACGGAGTGGGGCAAGCTAACCGATGATGACCTCACCGTAGCGGAGGGAAATCGCGACAAGCTGGCCGGCAAAATTCAGGAGCGCTATGGCGTGGAGAAGGAAGAGGCCGATCGTCAGATCGATGCCTGGCTCGCTAAACGCTAG
- a CDS encoding PRC-barrel domain-containing protein: MKKYLASAAVIALMSGAAGTAAAEECRVTNAEYEQQVMENPDLRASYTVDLLRDIRELRDAAHTLAAYGKIDACQNLAETINTMVENPEELQRDMLQAEAVEPAAYTFDEAQELAQTESQLRVDQMLGADVRGQNNEVIGEISDVVISPTGESAYAIVAYGGFLGIGEEESAVPFDVLKASQDGEVFFLPMTEEKLEGAPRFVRGDFEWSADQEWLQQNDAFYRNVEAGSSN, from the coding sequence ATGAAGAAGTATCTGGCTTCGGCTGCGGTTATTGCGCTGATGAGCGGGGCCGCTGGAACCGCTGCGGCAGAAGAATGTCGCGTCACGAATGCCGAGTACGAGCAACAGGTGATGGAGAATCCCGATCTGCGGGCCTCTTACACTGTGGATCTGTTGCGCGACATCCGCGAGCTGCGCGACGCCGCTCATACCCTCGCAGCCTACGGCAAGATCGATGCCTGCCAGAACCTGGCTGAAACCATCAATACCATGGTGGAAAATCCCGAAGAGCTGCAGCGTGATATGCTGCAGGCCGAGGCAGTAGAACCTGCTGCCTACACCTTCGATGAGGCCCAGGAGCTTGCACAGACGGAGTCACAGTTGCGTGTCGACCAGATGCTTGGCGCTGACGTCCGCGGCCAGAACAACGAAGTGATCGGCGAAATCAGCGATGTCGTCATCTCACCGACCGGAGAGTCGGCCTACGCAATCGTGGCCTACGGTGGTTTTCTCGGCATCGGTGAAGAAGAGTCGGCTGTGCCCTTCGACGTCCTTAAGGCATCTCAGGACGGTGAAGTCTTTTTCCTGCCGATGACCGAAGAAAAGCTTGAGGGAGCCCCCCGTTTCGTCCGTGGCGACTTCGAGTGGTCCGCTGATCAGGAGTGGCTGCAGCAGAACGACGCCTTCTATCGGAATGTCGAGGCAGGCTCCTCTAACTAA
- a CDS encoding Crp/Fnr family transcriptional regulator gives MPPRQIKCRECPHHKRSCFREMEESELSFIESFKQGELAVEPGAPIVLEEANSPHLFTVLKGWAFRYKTLPDGRRQILNYALPGGLIGLQASVFNEMSHGVEALTPMLLCVFSRDQIWTLYEGFPSLAFDVTWLAAREERLLDEHLLSVGQRTAKERLAHVLWHLFHRAEELGLTEGNKLDFPLTQQHLADTLGLSLVHTNKTLRRLRDEQCLSWEGRLLQIHDAEGLRRIAQANELSTQRRPFL, from the coding sequence GTGCCGCCTCGCCAGATCAAGTGCAGGGAATGCCCTCATCACAAGCGCTCCTGCTTTCGTGAGATGGAGGAAAGCGAGCTGTCTTTCATCGAGAGCTTCAAGCAGGGCGAGTTGGCGGTCGAGCCGGGCGCACCGATCGTTCTGGAGGAAGCGAACAGTCCCCACCTCTTTACGGTCTTGAAGGGTTGGGCCTTTCGCTACAAGACGCTGCCGGACGGGCGACGTCAGATTCTGAACTATGCGCTGCCGGGCGGCCTGATCGGTCTGCAAGCATCCGTTTTCAATGAAATGAGTCACGGTGTTGAAGCTCTGACACCCATGCTGCTGTGCGTCTTCTCACGCGACCAGATCTGGACCCTTTACGAGGGCTTCCCCTCGCTGGCGTTCGATGTCACCTGGCTGGCCGCGCGCGAGGAACGCCTGCTCGACGAACATCTTCTGTCAGTGGGTCAGCGGACGGCGAAAGAGCGGCTTGCCCACGTCCTCTGGCATCTTTTCCACCGAGCGGAGGAACTGGGACTGACCGAAGGTAACAAACTCGACTTTCCGCTCACCCAACAGCATTTGGCCGACACACTCGGGCTCTCGCTGGTTCACACCAACAAAACACTGCGACGACTGCGCGACGAGCAATGCCTGTCATGGGAAGGCCGACTGCTGCAGATCCACGACGCTGAGGGTCTTCGCCGAATCGCCCAAGCAAACGAGCTTTCGACCCAACGACGCCCGTTTCTGTAG